The sequence below is a genomic window from Mycobacterium spongiae.
GTTCTGAATTGGCCGACGACACCCCACGACGCCAGCCGCGGCTCGCCCAGGGCCGCGAACACGTCGTCGCGACGGTGGACGAGATCCCGCCCGGCACCCACAAGCTGGTGCCGATCGGCCGGCACGGCGTGGGCGTCTACAACGTCAACGGCAACTTCTACGCTATCGCCAATTACTGCCCACACCAAGGCGGTCCGCTGTGCTCGGGGCGTGCACGCGGGCGCACCATCGTCGACGAGAATGCCGCTGGCGATGCCGTGATGGTGCGGGATCTGGAGTACATCTACTGCCCGTGGCATCAGTGGGGTTTCGAGCTCGCGACCGGCACCACCGCGGTGAAGCCGGAGTGGAGTATCCGCACCTACCCGGTGCGAGTGATCGGCAACGACGTGCTGGTGATGGCGTGATCTCTCAGGAATGCCGGGCTGGCGCGGTCGCGGTGAACGCCGGCAACGTCGTTTATGAAATCCTGGGCGAGAAAGGCGATCTCATCGCACTGACGCCGGGTGGCCGGTTCGGCAAGGACGTCCCCGGCCTACGCCCGCTGGCCGAGGCACTCACTGAGGGCGGCTATCGGGTGCTGCTGTGGGACCGGCCGAATTGCGGCGCCTCCGATGTGCAGTTCTACGGGCACAGCGAGTCACACATGCGCGCTGAGACTTTGCGCGGTTTGTTGAGCGCGCTTGGATTCGAGCAATGCATCCTTGCCGGAGGATCGGGCGGGGCAAGGGATTCCATGCTCACCGCGATGTTGTATCCGGAACTAGTCACCAAGCTCGTGGTATGGAACATCGTCGGTGGCGTGTACGGCATGTATCAGCTTGGCGCGTTCTATGTACTCCCTAGCATTCAGGCCGTGCGCTTCTCGGGAATTGAAGGGCTGCTGAAGGTTCCCGAATGGCGCGACCGCATTGCCGAAAACCCCAACAACCGGCAGCGGTTTCTCGCACTCGACGCGGCCGCTTTCCTCACGGTCATGATGCGCTGGCTGAACGCGTTCGTACCCAAGCCCGGCCAGACGATCCCGGGTGTCGACGACGAAATGTTCAACCGAATCAAGGTTCCTACACTGATAATTCGCGGCGGCGAGAACGATTGGGATCACCCCAAGCGAACATCTTTGGAGGTAAGTTGCCTGATCAAAGGGGCTGAACTCATCGATCCGCCATGGCCGGAGGACGCGTGGGAACGAGCGGCCGAAGACCGCGCGGCTGGAAAAGTGGCGCACTTCAACTTGTTCGATACCTGGGTGCAGGCGGCGCCCGCGATCCTCGACTTCTTGGACTCGTGATGTCTCCCGTTGCGCTACGTGGTACGGATGTGAACCTCGCAGTTCAGCGACGCCTCCAGCGCGGTATGGATCCGACTCTCCGGCACTCGCTCGAGATCGGCTTCACGCAGGGTCACGTAGACGATGTCGAACCCGTCATCGCACGGCTGGCGTTCAATCTCGCCCGCGAGCCCGAAGGCCGACAACACCCCGTGCGCGTCGTCGTCGGTCCCTCTGCTGACGAACGTCACCACCCCGGCCACCGGGTTCGTACCAAATGCTTTGGCACACAATTTAATGACGATTTCCTGCCCGTTCTCGACACGGTCGCTGGCGATGAGGACTTCCACTTCGCGGCGGCTGGCCGGCATAGCGGCGAGGTTGTTGTCGGCGACGTCCGCGCCATGCTCGTGGGCAAGTCCGAGGAGCGTTCTCATGCCTCGGGTTAGCTGTGCAGCGGTGAGCAGGCCCGACGGGTCGACGTTGACGCGCACCACGGCAGTTCGCATGGGCACCAGCCTATCCGCGGCGATGGGGAGATAGCCGATGGAAACCCGTGTCGCACCAGCAATCACCGTTGCCGCCTGGCCGGGCTGTCCCTCGCGGTTGTTGGGCGATCGGCCCGGCGCCAGTCCGGAGAACTACGCCACCTACCTGGAGCACGGCGGCTACCGTCCCCTGGCGACACCCGAAGCGCTGCTCGCAGCAGTCGAGCGTAGCGGCCTGCGGGGCCGCGGCGGTGCGGCCTTTCCGCTCGCAATCAAGGTGCGCGCCGTGCGCGACAATGGGCGCGCCGCCGGTGGCGCGATCATTGTCGCGAACGGGGAAGAAGGTGAACCGGCGTCAATCAAGGACCGTTGGTTGCTGCGGCAACGGCCGCATCTCGTTCTCGACGGGCTGCGCCTGGCCGCTCTCATGGTGGCGGCAGATCACGCCTATGTGTATGTCTCCGATCCAGCATCTGCCCAGAGCATCGCAGCCGCACTGGCCGAACGCCAGCCCCAGACGCTCGAGGATGTTCCCGTCGAGCTGTGGAGGGTCGATCCGGGATACATTGCCGGCGAAGAGACCGCCGCCACCCGCGCTATCAACGGCGGTCCCGTCAAGCCCATGGATAAGCCGCCCCGACCGTTCGAAGCCGGTGTCGGCGGCAAGCCCACCCTGGTGAGCAATGTCGAGACGCTGGCCAACCTGCCCTTCTTGCAGCACC
It includes:
- a CDS encoding Rieske (2Fe-2S) protein, with protein sequence MADDTPRRQPRLAQGREHVVATVDEIPPGTHKLVPIGRHGVGVYNVNGNFYAIANYCPHQGGPLCSGRARGRTIVDENAAGDAVMVRDLEYIYCPWHQWGFELATGTTAVKPEWSIRTYPVRVIGNDVLVMA
- a CDS encoding alpha/beta fold hydrolase, with the protein product MNAGNVVYEILGEKGDLIALTPGGRFGKDVPGLRPLAEALTEGGYRVLLWDRPNCGASDVQFYGHSESHMRAETLRGLLSALGFEQCILAGGSGGARDSMLTAMLYPELVTKLVVWNIVGGVYGMYQLGAFYVLPSIQAVRFSGIEGLLKVPEWRDRIAENPNNRQRFLALDAAAFLTVMMRWLNAFVPKPGQTIPGVDDEMFNRIKVPTLIIRGGENDWDHPKRTSLEVSCLIKGAELIDPPWPEDAWERAAEDRAAGKVAHFNLFDTWVQAAPAILDFLDS
- a CDS encoding NADH-ubiquinone oxidoreductase-F iron-sulfur binding region domain-containing protein is translated as METRVAPAITVAAWPGCPSRLLGDRPGASPENYATYLEHGGYRPLATPEALLAAVERSGLRGRGGAAFPLAIKVRAVRDNGRAAGGAIIVANGEEGEPASIKDRWLLRQRPHLVLDGLRLAALMVAADHAYVYVSDPASAQSIAAALAERQPQTLEDVPVELWRVDPGYIAGEETAATRAINGGPVKPMDKPPRPFEAGVGGKPTLVSNVETLANLPFLQHHGFAAFRSLGTALSPGTVLVTVTGAGRPPGLYEVPHGLPVTELLALHGVSTDEVQGALLGGYFAGLLNRTVLDAAVDHESLRDLGSGLGCGAIAVITDDCPVAVAASVLAYFDRENAGQCGSCFNGTAAMAAVAGALRDGVASTEDLYRLQRWSVSLRGRGACATLDAATNVAASLLEKFPGDVERHLADGCRTCSGGPFRVDRPYEVEAVTPR